DNA sequence from the Sceloporus undulatus isolate JIND9_A2432 ecotype Alabama chromosome 4, SceUnd_v1.1, whole genome shotgun sequence genome:
CATCCTATATATGTCTGCAAGTAGGTCTCATTGTGTTTAGTGGATCTTACTGCCAGCCAGGTAAGTAAGGATAGGGTTGTGGCCATAACATGGTCCTTTAGATCAACAAAATTCCGCAAACTAGGGTTGTAATAGACTTTTATTGGCTTTATTTTAGAATGGGAAACAGTGCATCTGTTACTACAGACTTATCTAATACTGCTACTGCTAACCACATAAAGGTGAGTGATAATGGTTGTTGTTTAAGATAAAAGTAGACCTACTTAACTGGTGAATAATAACACTTAatatttcaatgggtctactacTTCAATGGGACCAGCAGTTGGATTTATCGTTCCATATAATACGTTTGTATTGTAACTTAATTTTGAAGGTTTTCATAACCGatccatgaaacctactggcagaaataagttttatttgacaGATATAAAACCTGGCCTTGTTATGTGAGCAAAAAGTCAGTATGTTCATAGTTGGAAAAAATCCATTGCTGCTTCTCATGTGAACTTAGTAAAGCTCATTGCCTTCtattctttaaattgttttacataAGCAGTTGTTAACAATGTAAACCAGCTACTTTGAGCAGGTAGTATTATTCCTTTTTCTCTGATAGAAGTGAAAAAAATGTGCAGCTGTTTCTGAAAACACAATAGCCAGTCCATTTATTTCCATGGACTCAACTGGAGCTCTGTTTTGAGTTCCTTATTACCAGTAGGTAGAAAAGTACAGTCATGTGTCTCCACAATGTACAAGCATGTAGAAAgaataaaacacactgcagaaataatccaatttgagaccgctttaactgcccgggctcagtgctaaggaattcttggaattgtagtttattgtggcagtagagctctttgagagagaaggctaaatgtctcacaaaactacagttcccagaattctttagggtagagccagggtagttaaaggggtctcaaactgggttgtttctctgtgtgatttggaccttagtctcaatTTTTATATCCCTCCCCCTTTCACATTTAAGTTGTGATGGTATGGACAAGGTACCTCAGCATAAGTCTGATGGACTTGATGGGgcttttttggggaaaggaggcatgGTTGAAGATGTGAAAAATGAAAGGTTATTTTTGCAGCTTACGTAAAGGAATGTTCTCCTGCACTTTATGATTCTGTTCAGTGACTGTCTAGAATTATTAGTGCCAAAATGAGACTTGGTTAGAAACTGAGTGTTACATGTTTTTTACAATGATGAGTTATAATTTTtaagtatttttgcacatattGAAACAGAATATTtacattgcaatcctatatacatTAACCTAGAGGTAATTCCCTTTGAGCTGAGTGGGACTGTGAGTGTGTCTAAATTACTGATAAAAATTGATAACATAAATTGATCACAAACTTTTGTTTTAACACATAGGACGCTATCTCAGACAACTGTGTAGTGatcttttcaaaaacaacatGTTCTTACTGCAACATGGCTAAGAAGTTATTCCAAGATATGAATGTGAATTACACAGCCATAGAACTGGATAGATATGAAAATGGAAGTCAGTTTCAAGATGTTCTTCATCAAATGACTGGTAGCAGGACAGTGAGTACTTCCTTTTCAAATATGTTCTCTTTGATCATGGGTAGGAAATGTGGGTCCCCACATACTGAACTGCAGTTCCCTGatttctcaccattggccatgatgTGTAGGCATGATTAGGAATTGCAATTCAGCAACCGTTGGAAGACTCCACTTCCAAAGAATGTTCCTCACCTCTTCCTTAGACTTTCTTAAAGGTTCTGCTGTGTAATTTGTAGTGCAATATAATTCAATACATTCACCAAGAACAAATATTTTATTCACACAGCCCACAGACCATAATTTTATGACATTTGCTGTCCCAATATTAGGCAAGTCTTTAATCTAGATGGTTCTGAAAAAGATTTAGACAGGCCAGAAGTTGGGAACCTTTGGCCTTCCTGTGTTTGAGACAAGAACTCCCATTGACCCATGCTGACTAGAGCCTCTTTGAAGTGAAAGTCAGCACATCTGGAGCACAAAAGATTCCCCTTTGCTGAGATATACCTATCTTCCATATTTTTTGGTGGCTATTAATAATGGTTTCTTTGGGATATCAATTGCTGGAAAGCTACTATGGGGGAGATTTATTGTTTCATGTCCTGTTTGTAGTCCTGGAGGCATTTAGTGATCACTATGAGAAAGGTGGACCATTGTAAAGAAAAAGATGCTGGACTAAATGGATCTTTAGTCTGATCCAGGAGGTTCGTCCTTATGTCCATGTTTGTCACATATGATATTTTCAGAT
Encoded proteins:
- the GLRX2 gene encoding glutaredoxin 2 isoform X1; this encodes MALRALRRRQWQKEELWSWLGFPYFRMGNSASVTTDLSNTATANHIKDAISDNCVVIFSKTTCSYCNMAKKLFQDMNVNYTAIELDRYENGSQFQDVLHQMTGSRTVPRIFINGTFVGGATDTQRLHREGKLLPLVHQCLIQRGGGSRQPCSLP
- the GLRX2 gene encoding glutaredoxin 2 isoform X2 encodes the protein MGNSASVTTDLSNTATANHIKDAISDNCVVIFSKTTCSYCNMAKKLFQDMNVNYTAIELDRYENGSQFQDVLHQMTGSRTVPRIFINGTFVGGATDTQRLHREGKLLPLVHQCLIQRGGGSRQPCSLP